The nucleotide sequence ATCAGGGTATAAACTGGGCCCTTCAATCCTCCTATGACCGTTCTTCTGGCCAACCTAGACAAAAGGCAATTGCTGTTGTTGGATTGTCCGAAGATGAAAACAACGAGGCTTACCAAGAAGCAGCCAAGTTACAGCAATTTGGATTTCGAATTATTCCTGTCGGATCAAATTCAGATCAGCTGTTTGGTGTGCCAGCGCACCCTAGTCTAGCGACCATAAATGAAGAAGTTGACATCGTTTATATCCCTAACACGGGACTGGATGTGTTATCCTTCTCTGATATTGAAGCGTTAGATACAAAATTATTATGGCTAAATACTCCGACACCTGTTTTAAAGGATACAACAGCCACAAATCTAAGTGGTGTAACGATTGTGGAAAATCGCAACATTTATGAAGAGGCACTGAAAGCTAGAGGCTCTGTAGACAAAAAGCTTTCTAAAATTGGATTATGATACGATAGAAAAAAGCTTGAGGAAATGACTCCTCAAGCTTTTTTAATGACTATGTCCATGATGATGATCATGCCCTTCTTGTTCCTCCATTTGACACATAATCGTGTCTTCATGTGGGTGTTCCTCATTTTCTAATTGAATCGTCACATGACCGATTCCTTTATGCTGCAAGCGATGCTCTATATCTCGTAACATGTCTTGGCTTTGTTTCAAAGATATATTTTCCCTGACTACAGCGTGACAGGATAATGCATTTTGACCGCTCGTAATACTCCAAACGTGTAAATCATGGATACTTGTTAAACCAGGCACGCTCTTTAATGTTTCTACAACATCATCCAGGTTCACATTTTTCGGAGTTCCTTCCATCAACACGTGCAGAGAATCCTTCGTTACACGCCATCCGCTAACCAAGACTAAAAAAGCTACGATGACACTTGCTACAGGGTCTGCCCAGCCCCAACCAAACGCCATAATTAAAACAGCTGCAACGATTGCTCCGACCGACCCGAGCATATCTCCGAGCACATGAAGGAAAGCTGCTCTTACATTTAGGTTTTCCTCCGTGTCACCGCGCATTAATATCCATGCAACAAGGATATTTATTAGAAGTCCAATGATTGCGATAATAAGCATTCCGGTAGAAGCAACCTCAGGTGGATCTTGAAAACGGTGGTATGCTTCATAAAAAATATAGAAAGAAATGAACGCAAGGGTAATCCCATTAAACAAGGCTGCTAAGATTTCAAATCGCTTATATCCATACGTCTTACTATAGTCTGCTGCTTTTTCCCCAATGATAAAAGCAACAAGTCCCACACCTAGCGCAACAGCGTCACTAAGCATATGTCCAGCGTCCGATAACAATGCAAGGCTGTTGGTGATAAAGCCTCCGATTGCCTCCACTATCATAAAGCCTGCTATTAAGATGAAGCTGATGAATAAAGCTTTCTTATTGGCACCATGTGTATGGTCATGGCCGTGATCATGTCCCATCTGTTACTCCTCCTTTATGTATATCACTATATGATTATATTATCATATATGTTACTATTAGCAAGTGAAATTTTTATGAAAACAAAGAGAACGCGTACTTTACACCCATAGCTATTCCCATTTGGTGAACAAAAATTGACAAGGTTACCGTTATTCTATACGATTTTTTATATAGAGTGTATTTATAGAGGTGAAAAACATGGAGAACGTACCTGAGGAAAACAAAGACAAAGAATATGAAGAGCTGGATGAAGAAACCTTGTTTGTCGTTTCGCAATCCTTTAAAGCCTTAAGTGATCCTACACGAATCCGAATTCTTCACTTATTATTTCATAAGGAGTACTCCGTAAACGAAATAGCAGATACCTTAAACCTTCGCCAATCAACCGTATCTCATCAACTTCGTTTTTTAAAAAACCTTCGTTTGGTTAAGTATAGAAGGTCTGGAACGACGTTATTTTATTCACATGAT is from Radiobacillus kanasensis and encodes:
- a CDS encoding cation diffusion facilitator family transporter → MGHDHGHDHTHGANKKALFISFILIAGFMIVEAIGGFITNSLALLSDAGHMLSDAVALGVGLVAFIIGEKAADYSKTYGYKRFEILAALFNGITLAFISFYIFYEAYHRFQDPPEVASTGMLIIAIIGLLINILVAWILMRGDTEENLNVRAAFLHVLGDMLGSVGAIVAAVLIMAFGWGWADPVASVIVAFLVLVSGWRVTKDSLHVLMEGTPKNVNLDDVVETLKSVPGLTSIHDLHVWSITSGQNALSCHAVVRENISLKQSQDMLRDIEHRLQHKGIGHVTIQLENEEHPHEDTIMCQMEEQEGHDHHHGHSH
- a CDS encoding ArsR/SmtB family transcription factor encodes the protein MENVPEENKDKEYEELDEETLFVVSQSFKALSDPTRIRILHLLFHKEYSVNEIADTLNLRQSTVSHQLRFLKNLRLVKYRRSGTTLFYSHDDEHVIDILKQSINHALHH